GAAGGCCAGCAGCCCCAGCATGAAACCACAGAGCACCCACAGCAATGGAAAGAGAACTTTGCGTGGGTTGTTCATTGCACCCCGCTGTAGGCACCGGAGCAGGGGGCTCCAGGCTCAGGGGCGTCTGGACTCTGGGCGTAGGTGCGGATGAATTCAACCAGTCGCACATCCGACACCGAATCCAGTTTCAGTTGTTTGCCCCAGGCCGAGACCACCACTTTGCTCTTCAGGTCCGGGTAAGGGGACATCAGCACGTGACTGTTGCCTTTCATGGCATCTGCCAAGGTGTTGATCTCTTCGGCACTCAGGTCCGGCTGGTGGGTGATCCACACCGCCCCGTGTTCCATCGAGTGCACCCCGTACTCGTTGTAAATGGGGGACTGGTAGATGCCGCAGTTCTGCCAGGTGGGGTTGTGCTCGCCGCCTGCGGGTGGGGTTTGTTTGTATTCCAGTTTGCCTTCTTTGTGGCCCGCTGCCACGGTGAAGGTTTCGACCCCTTCGATGCTGCTGGTTTTGGTGTTGCAACTGGCGAGCAGGGTCAGGCCGATCAAGAGGGGGATCATCTGGGGTGCTTTCATCTCCGGTTCATTTTACATGAACACCTGTGAGGACCTTCAGGCTTTGTGGTTTCAGGTCAGGGCAGTGCGGGGTGCTGAAACCTGTAATATTCTGCAGTTCCCCTGTTGCCCTGGCCAGCAGTTGGACCTCAAAGTTCCAGATGTGCGTCATCTGAAGTCATGCCTGATTGCTTTCGACACCACCTTGATATCTGTACATTTGTTCATATATCATGGATGGGCACCACCCCAAGGAGCCCACCATGAAAAATGCCCCCGGCCCCCGAGGACTCCCCATCTTCGGAAACCTGCTTGATTTTGCCAGAACCCCCTGAACTTCCTGGACGAAACCACAAAGCGGTACGGCTGCGGGGTGAAGGTCCGCATCGAAGCTGAACGGGACACCTACATCATCACCCACCCCCAGCACGTCGAAGAAGTCCTCCAAAACACCGGACGCACCTTCCAGAAAGGCTACCAGCGCCACCCCATCATGCGCATGGTGCTCGGCAACGGCCTGGTGGCCAGCGAAGGGGAGTTCTGGTTGCGTCAACGCCGCCTCGCCCAGCCCCTCTTCCACCGCCAGCACATCCACCGTTATGCCCAGACCATGGTGGACTTCACCACCCGCACCCTGAAAACCTGGCCAGACCACGGAGAGGTCCCCCTCACCGAAACCCTCCACAACCTCACCATGGAAATCATCACCCAGACGGTGTTCAGCGTCGACCTCAACCAGGGTACCCCACACAACGTGGGAACATCCATCACGCAGATGATGGACTTCTACCAGCAGCAAATGACCAGCCCGGTGCGCTTCTTGATGGAACGCTTCCCGCTTCCCCTCCCCATCCCTGGAGAAAAGCACCTCGTGCGGGCCGTCCGGGACGTTGAAGAAGTGATTCTTGCCTTGATTGAACTGCGTCGCCAAAGCCCTGAAAACCACCACGACCTCCTGTCCCTGTTCCTGCAAGCCCGGGACGATGACGGACAGGGCATGACCGACACCCAACTCCGGGATGAACTCATCACCCTGTTCCTCGCCGGACATGAAACCACAGCCAACAGCCTCTTGTGGACCCTGTGCCTGCTCAGCACCCACCCAGACATTGAAGCACAACTGCAAGACGAACTTCGCACGGTCCTGAATGGCCGCACACCCGGTGCTGACGATTACCCCAGCCTCACCTTCACCCAGCAGGTGGTCCGTGAAAGCCTGCGCCTGTACCCCCCGGTGTGGTGGATGTCCCGCGAACCCCTCACCGACTGGGTGTGTGATGACCTGCTGATTCCAGCAGGCTCCGAAGTGGGCATCAGCCCCTGGGTGATGCACCGGGACCCCCAATTCTACCCGGACCCCCAACAATTCCGGCCCCACCGCTGGACGTTCGAATTCCAGCAGGCCCTGCCCCGCCACGCCTACTTTCCTTTTGGGGGCGGACCCCGATTGTGCATCGGCAACAACTTTGCCCTGATGGAAATGGCCCTGGTGCTGGCCACCTTGCTGCAGCACTTTCATGTCCATGTGCATGGGGCACAAACCGTCCTGCCGGACCCTTCGTTGACGTTGCGTCCCCAAGCCCCCCTCAGGGCCCAGGTGGTTCGCCGCACCCCGGTGGCCTGACACACCAACCAACGGGCTTGCTGCATTTCTCCAGCAAGCCCGTTGGTTGCCACCGCACCTTCACAAGGCCCCATCCCCCGGTCTGGAGGTCAGGTTCAGACCCTTGCACCCAGCGAGGTGAGGCTTGTGGCTGGAAGGACTTTTGAAACCCATCCTGCATCCTTCTGGATGACTGGTCTGTCACGGAATCCCCTCAGAGGGCTTGGCTCACCCTTGAGGGACCGGGAACTGCAGTTGTCTGCACTTTGGCCCCGGCCTGATCCGAAACGTCCTCTTTCTCATGGGCAGGATCTCAGAGGGGGACGTTTGCTGGTGGGTCACCTGGGGTTTTTTCCTGGTTCCCTGTGCCCGTGGGGCGATGTTCAGCAGGTGCTGCTGGGAACCCGGGTGAGGGCCGGAGGTTCAGGTGCCGAAGTGCTTGCGGGCTTTTTCAGCAAATCCCTGCCAGCCCCTGGGCAGGTCGGTTTCGAGGTAGACGGCGTTCACCGGGCAGGCAGTCAGGCACGCCCCGCAATCGATGCATTCGGCTGGGTGGATCAGGAACTGGTCTCCGGCGTCGTAGATGCATTCCACCGGGCACACTTCGGTGCAGGCCTGGTCTCGGGTGTCGATGCAGGGCTGGGCAATCACATGGGTCATTTTTGCCTCCTGGCTTTCAATGTAACACATCCCTCTTGATATCTGTACAGTCATACAGATATCATCAGGCCATGACCCAGACCCGGCAGACCTACCGTTACTTCGTAGAGCGCATGGACTGCGCCGACTGTGCCCGCACCGTCGAAAATGCCCTCAGCAGGCTTCCAGGGGTAGAGGACACCCGGGTGAACTTCAACACCCAGACCCTTAGCCTCACCCTC
This sequence is a window from Deinococcus cellulosilyticus NBRC 106333 = KACC 11606. Protein-coding genes within it:
- a CDS encoding cytochrome P450; protein product: MNFLDETTKRYGCGVKVRIEAERDTYIITHPQHVEEVLQNTGRTFQKGYQRHPIMRMVLGNGLVASEGEFWLRQRRLAQPLFHRQHIHRYAQTMVDFTTRTLKTWPDHGEVPLTETLHNLTMEIITQTVFSVDLNQGTPHNVGTSITQMMDFYQQQMTSPVRFLMERFPLPLPIPGEKHLVRAVRDVEEVILALIELRRQSPENHHDLLSLFLQARDDDGQGMTDTQLRDELITLFLAGHETTANSLLWTLCLLSTHPDIEAQLQDELRTVLNGRTPGADDYPSLTFTQQVVRESLRLYPPVWWMSREPLTDWVCDDLLIPAGSEVGISPWVMHRDPQFYPDPQQFRPHRWTFEFQQALPRHAYFPFGGGPRLCIGNNFALMEMALVLATLLQHFHVHVHGAQTVLPDPSLTLRPQAPLRAQVVRRTPVA
- a CDS encoding 4Fe-4S dicluster domain-containing protein, giving the protein MTHVIAQPCIDTRDQACTEVCPVECIYDAGDQFLIHPAECIDCGACLTACPVNAVYLETDLPRGWQGFAEKARKHFGT
- a CDS encoding DUF3105 domain-containing protein → MKAPQMIPLLIGLTLLASCNTKTSSIEGVETFTVAAGHKEGKLEYKQTPPAGGEHNPTWQNCGIYQSPIYNEYGVHSMEHGAVWITHQPDLSAEEINTLADAMKGNSHVLMSPYPDLKSKVVVSAWGKQLKLDSVSDVRLVEFIRTYAQSPDAPEPGAPCSGAYSGVQ